The sequence CAGGAAAACATTGGCTCCGTAGCGGTCAGACAGATTGATATTTTCTTGCAGAGGAGTATGCGCAACAATGCCTCTTAGCCGTTCTGCTGCCAGATAAATCGTATCGAGATCAGGAAAAGCGGCTTCGTTTAATGAATAAGGCACAATGAATAATGAGTTGAGTCCAGGATAATGGCACAACGAATTTATAGTATTCATTGTGCCTTATTCATTACGGTTCGCCATCGCAACAGTGGTCCGTTGCGATGGCGAACCGTTGCTATATATGTATCCTTAGGTACGCTCTGGACGCAATGACCGTACAGCAGCTCCAGCCTGCCACATCTCCGAATCACGGAGTTCAGACAGTTCAACTTCCAGTTTCTCGCGATAATCAGGTTGAGAGTTGCGGGTAATGCTGATTTCAGCCTGCTCCTGCGATTTAACGGAGTTATACAGTTTTTCGAAGACAGGCTTGGTTGCATCACGGAAAGGCTTCCACCAGTCGAGGGCACCGCGCTGGGCTGTAGTCGAGCAGTTTGCGTACATCCAGTCCATGCCATTTTCGGCTACCAGTGGCATCAGTGACTGAGTCAGTTCTTCAACTGTTTCGTTGAACGCTTCAGAAGGGCTATGGCCATTGGCGCGCAGCACTTCATACTGAGCCGCAAAAATACCCTGAATAGCACCCATCAACGTACCCCGTTCGCCGGTCAGATCAGACGTTACTTCTTTGTAGAAGTCGGTTTCGAACAGATAGCCAGAACCAACACCGATACCCATAGCAATGGCTTTTGTACGAGCATTACCGGAGGCATCCTGGTAAATGGCAAAGCTGGAATTCAGGCCTTTACCCTCTACGAATAACCGGCGTAGCGATGTGCC comes from Spirosoma aureum and encodes:
- the ilvC gene encoding ketol-acid reductoisomerase, which codes for MATINFGGVEEQVVTREEFPLEKAREVLANEVIAVIGYGVQGPGQSLNMRDNGFNVIVGQRKGKTYDKAVADGWVPGETLFEIEEALEKGTIICFLLSDAAQIELWPTVKAALKPGKSLYFSHGFGVTYKEKTGIVPPADVDVFLVAPKGSGTSLRRLFVEGKGLNSSFAIYQDASGNARTKAIAMGIGVGSGYLFETDFYKEVTSDLTGERGTLMGAIQGIFAAQYEVLRANGHSPSEAFNETVEELTQSLMPLVAENGMDWMYANCSTTAQRGALDWWKPFRDATKPVFEKLYNSVKSQEQAEISITRNSQPDYREKLEVELSELRDSEMWQAGAAVRSLRPERT